One genomic region from Gemmobacter aquarius encodes:
- a CDS encoding GNAT family N-acetyltransferase, which produces MRSRKLRSDPISIPQPPSVASDPPPISAIRTERLTLRPFTPADADAAFDAITPSLTRFLAFDPPPSHAAFETVWRRWLVTIADRTDLVFVIRHGGTGLFIGLSGVHATLSPEPELGIWISETEQGKGYGREAVRAVATWAATVFSPQAFRYPVAEANAASRRIAESLCGTVIAREATPKFASVVYRIPSPRP; this is translated from the coding sequence ATACGGTCACGTAAGCTGCGATCCGATCCGATATCCATACCGCAACCTCCATCTGTCGCTTCCGATCCACCGCCGATCAGTGCCATCCGGACCGAACGCCTGACCCTGCGCCCGTTCACGCCCGCCGACGCGGACGCGGCCTTTGACGCAATCACCCCGTCGCTCACGCGTTTTCTGGCCTTCGACCCGCCCCCCTCCCACGCTGCCTTCGAAACCGTCTGGCGCCGGTGGCTCGTTACCATCGCGGATCGGACCGATCTGGTTTTCGTGATCCGCCATGGCGGAACGGGCCTTTTCATCGGCCTGTCGGGCGTCCACGCAACGCTGTCCCCCGAACCTGAACTTGGCATCTGGATCAGCGAAACCGAACAGGGGAAGGGCTACGGACGGGAAGCCGTGCGGGCAGTGGCGACATGGGCCGCGACGGTGTTCAGCCCGCAGGCGTTCCGCTATCCCGTCGCAGAGGCCAATGCCGCAAGTCGCCGGATCGCCGAAAGCCTTTGCGGCACCGTCATCGCCCGCGAAGCCACGCCAAAGTTCGCATCGGTCGTCTATCGTATCCCTTCGCCCCGTCCCTGA
- a CDS encoding M20 aminoacylase family protein, which produces MPVLNRIAAYADEMKGWRRHLHQNPELGFDCYNTAAFIADRLREMGVDEIHEGIAKTGLVAIINGQGQGATIGLRADMDALPIAEITGAPYASAIPGKMHACGHDGHVTMLLGAAKYLCETRRFTGRVALMFQPAEEDGGGGQVMVDEGAMDRFGVSQVYGIHNAPNVPFGHFRTTPGPIMASVDTATVTLTGKGGHGATPHDCIDPVVAVVGMVSAIQTIIPRNVYALDEAIISVTQIHTGTASNIIPETAMFQATIRAFAPEVRALLKRRFHEIVEGHALAYNVKADVHYDWGYPATINHEAETTFAADVAAEVAGADAVDGNSAREMGSEDFSYMLEARPGAYLFLGTGPGAGLHHPAYDFNDEAAPIGASFFARLVERAQPLA; this is translated from the coding sequence ATGCCCGTCCTCAACCGTATCGCAGCCTATGCAGACGAAATGAAGGGCTGGCGCCGCCACCTGCACCAAAACCCCGAACTCGGCTTCGATTGCTACAATACGGCCGCCTTCATCGCCGACCGCCTGCGCGAGATGGGGGTGGATGAAATCCACGAAGGCATCGCCAAGACCGGTCTCGTCGCCATCATCAACGGGCAGGGGCAGGGGGCCACCATCGGCCTGCGCGCCGATATGGACGCACTCCCCATCGCCGAAATCACCGGCGCCCCCTACGCCTCGGCCATCCCCGGCAAGATGCACGCCTGTGGCCATGACGGCCACGTGACCATGCTGCTCGGCGCCGCCAAATACCTGTGCGAAACCCGCCGCTTCACCGGCCGCGTCGCCCTGATGTTCCAACCTGCGGAAGAAGACGGCGGCGGCGGTCAGGTCATGGTGGACGAGGGCGCGATGGACCGTTTCGGCGTTTCGCAGGTCTACGGCATCCACAACGCCCCCAACGTGCCCTTCGGCCATTTCCGCACCACACCGGGGCCGATCATGGCCTCGGTCGATACCGCCACCGTCACCCTGACCGGCAAGGGCGGCCACGGCGCCACCCCGCATGACTGCATCGACCCCGTGGTCGCCGTCGTCGGCATGGTAAGTGCGATCCAGACGATCATCCCCCGCAACGTCTATGCACTGGACGAGGCGATCATTTCCGTGACGCAAATCCACACCGGTACGGCGTCGAACATCATCCCCGAAACCGCGATGTTTCAGGCCACCATCCGCGCCTTCGCCCCCGAGGTCCGCGCGCTTCTGAAGCGCCGCTTCCACGAAATCGTCGAAGGCCACGCGCTCGCCTATAACGTCAAGGCCGATGTGCATTACGACTGGGGCTATCCCGCAACCATCAACCATGAAGCCGAAACCACCTTCGCCGCCGATGTCGCGGCCGAGGTTGCTGGCGCCGACGCCGTAGACGGCAATTCCGCCCGTGAAATGGGGTCGGAAGATTTTTCCTACATGCTCGAAGCCCGCCCCGGCGCCTATCTCTTCCTCGGCACCGGCCCCGGCGCGGGTCTGCACCATCCCGCTTATGATTTCAACGACGAGGCCGCGCCCATCGGCGCATCCTTCTTCGCCCGCCTCGTCGAACGCGCCCAGCCGCTCGCCTGA
- the mazG gene encoding nucleoside triphosphate pyrophosphohydrolase encodes MSDDLVRDTGGGPERQILRLVEIMRRLRDPVGGCPWDLEQDFGTIAPYTLEEAHEVADVIAREAWDELPGELGDLLFQVVYHAQMAEEAGLFGFDAVVRAISDKMLSRHPHVFGDESRDKSSAQQTADWERIKAAERGAAKEGGAGVLDGVALGLPALVRAVKLQKRAARVGFDWPSTEQVVAKIAEEAAELVEAREVLTKTEVEEEFGDLLFVMANLARHLEVDPEAALRGANAKFTRRFGRIEEWLAQAGKRPADSDLAEMDALWNRAKAEEKAAKAAVSRKRDT; translated from the coding sequence ATGAGCGACGATCTGGTGCGCGACACCGGAGGTGGGCCCGAACGGCAGATACTGCGGCTGGTCGAGATCATGCGGCGGCTGCGCGATCCGGTGGGCGGCTGCCCGTGGGATCTGGAGCAGGATTTCGGCACCATCGCGCCCTATACGCTGGAAGAGGCGCATGAGGTGGCCGATGTGATCGCACGCGAGGCTTGGGACGAATTGCCGGGCGAGTTGGGCGATTTGCTGTTTCAGGTGGTCTACCATGCCCAGATGGCCGAGGAGGCCGGGCTGTTCGGGTTTGACGCGGTGGTGCGGGCGATTTCCGACAAGATGCTGTCGCGACATCCGCATGTGTTCGGTGACGAGAGCCGCGACAAGTCGTCGGCGCAGCAGACCGCGGATTGGGAGCGGATCAAGGCCGCCGAGCGCGGGGCGGCCAAAGAAGGTGGGGCGGGCGTGCTCGACGGGGTGGCGCTTGGGCTGCCTGCGCTGGTGCGGGCGGTAAAGTTGCAAAAGCGGGCGGCGCGGGTGGGGTTCGACTGGCCGTCGACGGAACAAGTGGTGGCCAAGATCGCGGAAGAGGCGGCCGAATTGGTCGAGGCGCGCGAGGTGTTGACCAAGACCGAGGTCGAAGAGGAGTTCGGCGATCTGCTCTTCGTCATGGCGAACCTTGCGCGGCATCTGGAGGTGGACCCCGAGGCTGCGTTGCGCGGCGCAAATGCCAAGTTTACGCGAAGATTCGGGCGGATCGAGGAATGGTTGGCGCAAGCGGGCAAGCGCCCCGCAGACAGTGATCTGGCCGAGATGGACGCGCTGTGGAACCGGGCGAAGGCCGAAGAGAAGGCGGCGAAGGCGGCAGTTTCGCGAAAGCGTGATACCTGA
- a CDS encoding Fe(3+) ABC transporter substrate-binding protein, which produces MRLSLSLLALGLTSVALPALAEEVNIYSHRQPELIQPLLDAFTAETGITTNVAFVDKGMAERLVAEGARSPADLILTVDIARLKQIVDAGVTQAVVDPVLEANIPATLRDTDNHWFGLTTRARIVYASKDRVQAGEVTTYEDLADPKWKGRICIRSGTNDYNIALLGAMIVHHGEDYAKTWAEAIKANLAKKPNGGDRDQIKAIAAGECDIALGNTYYMGQMLSDPETKPTAEMVRIDFPVFQDGGSHLNISGVAMTKAAPNKEAALKLMEWLASDEAQRIYAEKNHEFPVKDGVARSALVQGWGDFTPDTVSLSDVAAARPAALKIMEEIDFDN; this is translated from the coding sequence ATGCGCCTTTCCCTCTCGCTTCTCGCCCTTGGCCTGACCTCGGTCGCCCTGCCTGCTTTGGCCGAGGAAGTGAACATCTATTCGCACCGCCAGCCCGAGCTGATCCAGCCTTTGCTGGATGCATTCACCGCCGAGACGGGGATCACGACCAATGTGGCCTTTGTCGACAAGGGCATGGCCGAGCGGCTGGTTGCGGAAGGCGCGCGGTCGCCGGCTGACCTGATCCTGACGGTGGATATCGCGCGGCTGAAACAGATCGTCGATGCGGGGGTGACGCAGGCGGTGGTCGATCCGGTGCTGGAAGCCAACATTCCCGCCACCTTGCGCGATACCGACAACCACTGGTTCGGGCTGACCACGCGGGCGCGGATCGTCTATGCCAGCAAAGACCGTGTGCAGGCAGGCGAAGTGACGACCTATGAGGATCTTGCCGATCCCAAGTGGAAGGGGCGCATCTGCATCCGGTCGGGGACCAACGATTACAACATCGCGCTTCTGGGGGCGATGATCGTTCACCACGGTGAGGATTACGCCAAAACCTGGGCCGAAGCGATCAAGGCCAATCTGGCGAAGAAGCCGAATGGCGGCGACCGCGACCAGATCAAGGCGATCGCGGCGGGCGAATGCGATATCGCGCTGGGCAACACCTATTACATGGGCCAGATGCTGAGCGACCCCGAAACCAAGCCCACCGCCGAGATGGTACGGATCGACTTTCCGGTGTTTCAGGATGGCGGGTCGCACCTGAACATCTCGGGCGTTGCGATGACCAAGGCGGCGCCTAACAAGGAGGCGGCGCTCAAGCTGATGGAATGGCTGGCCTCGGACGAAGCGCAGCGCATCTATGCCGAGAAAAACCACGAATTCCCGGTCAAGGACGGGGTGGCGCGGTCGGCGCTGGTGCAGGGCTGGGGCGACTTCACGCCCGACACGGTTTCGCTGAGCGATGTGGCGGCGGCACGGCCTGCGGCGCTGAAAATCATGGAAGAAATCGATTTTGATAATTGA
- a CDS encoding nucleoside hydrolase → MTHSPRKIIIDTDPGQDDAVAILLALASPKDVEVLGITAVAGNVPLPLTQKNARIICELAGKPETRVFAGCDAPLKRKLVTAEHVHGKTGLDGPQMADPVMPLQDQHAVDFIVQTLRSEPAGSVTLCPLGPLTNIAKAFQQAPDIVSRVQQIVLMGGAYFEVGNITPAAEFNIYVDPEAAEIVFKSGVPLVVMPLDVTHKALTNRARVEAFRAIGNEAGRMVAEWTDFFERFDMQKYGSEGAPLHDPCVIAYLIRPELFTGRHINVEIETQSELTLGMTVADWWGVTKRPANALFIGGIDAAGFYALLTERLARL, encoded by the coding sequence ATGACCCACAGCCCGCGCAAGATCATCATCGATACCGATCCGGGACAGGATGATGCCGTGGCGATCTTGCTGGCGCTGGCCAGCCCCAAGGATGTGGAGGTTCTGGGGATTACGGCCGTTGCGGGCAACGTGCCCCTGCCGCTGACGCAGAAGAACGCGCGCATCATCTGCGAGCTTGCAGGCAAGCCCGAAACCCGCGTCTTTGCGGGCTGCGATGCGCCTTTGAAGCGCAAGCTGGTGACGGCCGAACACGTGCATGGCAAGACCGGACTCGACGGGCCGCAGATGGCCGATCCGGTGATGCCGCTGCAGGACCAGCACGCGGTCGATTTCATCGTGCAGACCCTGCGGAGCGAGCCTGCGGGGAGCGTAACGCTTTGCCCGCTTGGGCCTTTGACGAATATCGCGAAAGCCTTTCAGCAAGCACCCGACATCGTATCGCGCGTGCAGCAGATCGTGCTGATGGGCGGAGCCTATTTCGAGGTGGGAAACATCACTCCGGCTGCGGAATTCAACATTTACGTCGATCCGGAAGCGGCGGAAATCGTGTTCAAATCCGGCGTGCCGCTGGTCGTGATGCCGCTTGACGTCACGCATAAGGCCCTGACCAACCGCGCGCGGGTCGAGGCGTTTCGCGCCATCGGCAACGAGGCCGGGCGGATGGTGGCGGAATGGACCGATTTCTTCGAGCGGTTCGACATGCAGAAATACGGGTCCGAAGGGGCGCCGCTGCATGATCCTTGCGTGATCGCCTATCTGATCCGGCCCGAATTGTTCACGGGGCGGCATATCAACGTGGAAATCGAGACGCAGTCGGAGCTGACGCTGGGGATGACCGTGGCCGATTGGTGGGGGGTGACGAAACGCCCTGCCAATGCGCTGTTCATTGGCGGGATCGATGCGGCGGGGTTCTATGCGCTTTTGACCGAGCGGCTGGCCCGGCTTTAG
- a CDS encoding sensor histidine kinase gives MQTSVMRAMADAVPLPMIVIGPDERIAAANPAATALFGAGIEGRHHLLTLRQPALQTAIAAALTEGRGAEARHVIPGPSQDAAYRVSVAPLGGLGAALTFVDVTEAEQMGQMRRDFVANVSHELRTPLTALLGFIETLRGAARDDAPARDRFLAIMEREAERMNRLIRDLLHLSRVESQERVRPTDRVDLASLISSAIATLRPLAQTQGVTIETTGIDGPLPVPADADQITQVLTNLIENAVKYGGAGGSVTIRLSREALPRGPGIRVDVIDTGEGIDPQHIPRLTERFYRVDGHRSREKGGTGLGLAIVKHIVNRHRGRMRIESEKGQGSVFTVVLPES, from the coding sequence ATGCAGACCAGTGTGATGCGGGCCATGGCCGATGCCGTACCCCTGCCGATGATCGTGATCGGCCCCGATGAACGCATTGCGGCGGCCAACCCCGCCGCCACAGCCCTGTTCGGCGCGGGGATCGAGGGGCGACACCACCTGCTCACCCTGCGCCAGCCTGCGTTGCAAACTGCCATCGCCGCCGCCCTGACCGAAGGCCGCGGGGCCGAGGCGCGCCACGTCATCCCCGGCCCGTCGCAAGACGCGGCCTACCGCGTCTCGGTCGCGCCGCTTGGCGGGCTTGGCGCCGCCCTCACCTTCGTCGATGTCACCGAAGCCGAACAGATGGGCCAGATGCGCCGCGATTTCGTGGCCAATGTCAGCCACGAACTCCGCACCCCGCTGACAGCACTTCTCGGCTTCATCGAAACCCTGCGCGGCGCGGCCCGCGACGACGCCCCCGCCCGCGACCGCTTCCTCGCGATCATGGAGCGCGAGGCCGAGCGGATGAACCGTCTCATCCGCGACCTGCTCCACCTGTCCCGCGTCGAATCGCAAGAACGCGTCCGCCCCACCGACCGCGTCGATCTTGCCAGCCTTATCTCATCGGCCATAGCCACGCTGCGCCCGCTTGCCCAGACGCAGGGTGTCACCATCGAAACCACCGGAATCGACGGCCCGCTTCCCGTTCCCGCCGATGCCGACCAGATCACGCAGGTGCTGACCAATCTGATCGAGAACGCGGTGAAATACGGCGGGGCGGGGGGCAGCGTCACGATCCGCCTGTCGCGCGAAGCCTTGCCACGCGGTCCGGGCATCCGTGTCGACGTGATCGACACGGGCGAGGGCATAGACCCCCAGCACATCCCGCGCCTGACCGAACGTTTCTACCGTGTCGACGGTCACCGCTCGCGCGAAAAAGGCGGCACCGGCCTTGGCCTTGCCATCGTCAAGCACATCGTCAACCGCCATCGCGGCCGGATGCGGATCGAAAGCGAGAAAGGGCAGGGTTCCGTCTTTACCGTGGTGCTGCCCGAAAGCTAA
- the iolB gene encoding 5-deoxy-glucuronate isomerase encodes MADLLRKPTGTTGKVHDITPESAGWGYVGFGLYRLTAGQSASEVTGDREAILVLVEGRARITAGGQDMGEMGDRMSVFERTPPHCLYVPNGSDWQATATTDCTLAVCTAPGKGTYPVRQLGPDGIELTPRGQGANTRYINNIAMEARDVADSLLVTEVFTPQGNWSSYPSHRHDEDDFPRMTYLEETYYMRTNPETGFAIQRVYTEDGSLDETMAAKNHDVTLVPRGHHPCGAPYGYDLYYLNVMAGPRRNWRFQNDPDHDWIAKRDAPPAA; translated from the coding sequence ATGGCCGACCTTCTGCGTAAACCCACCGGCACCACCGGCAAGGTGCATGACATCACCCCCGAAAGCGCCGGCTGGGGCTATGTCGGCTTTGGCCTTTACCGGCTGACGGCTGGCCAATCCGCGTCCGAAGTCACCGGCGACCGCGAGGCCATCCTCGTCCTCGTCGAAGGCCGCGCCCGCATCACCGCAGGCGGTCAGGACATGGGCGAGATGGGCGACCGCATGAGCGTCTTCGAACGTACCCCGCCGCATTGCCTCTATGTGCCAAACGGCAGCGACTGGCAGGCCACCGCCACCACCGATTGCACTCTTGCCGTCTGCACCGCGCCGGGAAAGGGCACCTATCCGGTCCGACAACTCGGCCCCGATGGCATCGAACTGACCCCGCGCGGGCAGGGCGCCAACACCCGTTACATCAACAACATCGCCATGGAGGCCCGCGACGTGGCCGACAGCTTGCTGGTGACCGAGGTCTTCACGCCGCAGGGCAACTGGTCCAGCTACCCCAGCCACCGCCACGACGAAGACGATTTCCCGCGCATGACCTATCTCGAAGAGACCTATTACATGCGTACCAACCCCGAAACCGGCTTTGCCATCCAGCGCGTCTATACCGAAGACGGCAGCCTGGATGAGACCATGGCCGCCAAGAACCATGACGTCACGTTGGTGCCGCGCGGGCACCACCCCTGCGGCGCGCCCTATGGTTATGACCTCTATTACCTCAACGTCATGGCAGGCCCGCGCCGCAACTGGCGCTTCCAGAACGATCCCGACCACGACTGGATCGCCAAGCGCGACGCGCCGCCCGCCGCCTGA
- the iolE gene encoding myo-inosose-2 dehydratase — protein sequence MILFGTNPIAWANDDDRSIGADIPTTRILDEAGRQIGFDGIENGHRWPEEPEALRALLGEYGLKFISGWYSTELLIRSVEDEIAAVQPHLAKLKHNGCKVCIVCETSNAIHGDAAKPVNDRPTLGAAEMTAFGAKLEAFAAYLAEQGVTLVYHHHMGTIVESPAEIDALMAATGPHTHLLFDAGHCAFGGGDPVAVLTRHAKRVRHFHAKNIRPAVTAKVRADGWSFLKGVVAGAFTVPGDQEGGVDFKPLLQILADHHYDGWIVIEAEQDPNARNPLLYQTLGLATLKRLSRDVGLI from the coding sequence ATGATCCTTTTCGGAACCAATCCCATCGCATGGGCCAATGACGACGACCGCTCTATCGGCGCCGATATCCCAACCACCCGCATCCTCGACGAGGCTGGTCGCCAGATCGGCTTCGATGGCATCGAAAACGGCCACCGCTGGCCGGAAGAGCCCGAAGCCCTGCGCGCCCTGTTGGGCGAATACGGCCTCAAATTCATCTCGGGCTGGTATTCGACCGAACTCCTGATCCGCTCGGTCGAAGATGAGATCGCAGCCGTCCAGCCCCACCTCGCCAAGCTGAAGCACAACGGCTGCAAGGTCTGCATCGTCTGCGAAACCTCGAACGCGATCCATGGCGACGCGGCAAAGCCGGTCAACGACCGCCCGACGCTTGGCGCCGCCGAGATGACCGCTTTCGGCGCCAAACTCGAAGCTTTCGCCGCCTATCTGGCCGAACAGGGCGTGACGCTCGTCTACCACCACCACATGGGCACCATCGTCGAATCCCCCGCCGAGATCGACGCGCTGATGGCAGCCACCGGCCCGCACACCCACCTGCTGTTCGACGCAGGCCACTGCGCCTTTGGCGGCGGCGATCCGGTCGCGGTGCTGACCAGACACGCCAAACGCGTCCGCCATTTCCACGCAAAGAACATCCGCCCCGCCGTGACCGCAAAGGTCCGCGCCGACGGCTGGTCTTTCCTGAAAGGCGTCGTTGCCGGAGCCTTCACCGTTCCGGGCGACCAAGAGGGCGGGGTCGATTTCAAACCGCTGCTGCAAATCCTTGCCGATCACCATTACGACGGCTGGATCGTGATCGAGGCCGAACAAGACCCGAACGCCCGCAACCCGCTGCTCTACCAGACGCTGGGCCTTGCGACACTCAAGCGCCTGTCGCGGGACGTCGGGCTGATCTGA
- the iolD gene encoding 3D-(3,5/4)-trihydroxycyclohexane-1,2-dione acylhydrolase (decyclizing), with translation MTTIRLTAAQAMVRWLSVQMTAEGDRFIEGVWGIFGHGNVAGLGEALHGIKDTLPTWRGHNEQTMAHTAIAYAKAHKRTRAMAVTTSIGPGATNMVTAAALAYVNRLPVLLIPGDVFANRAPDPVLQQVESFADGTISANDCFRPVSRYFDRISRPEHILTALPRAMRVMTDPAECGPVTLAFCQDVQAEAYDYPETFFTPKVWHIRRPAPDAQELQTAIAALQAAKAPVIVAGGGVIYSQAEADLAAFATAHNIPVVETQAGKSALPHDHALNYGPVGVTGSSSANIVCETADLVIGLGTRFQDFTTGSWSLFKHPNRKILSINVQPYDAAKHGALALVSDAKIALQALGLALQSHKYASPDAKLKADWVAAKAAVKATPAAGNHLPTDMQVVGAVQRAATPQTVVMGAAGTMPGELHKIWDAAQGGYHMEYGFSCMGYEVAGALGIKMARPHADVICMVGDGSYMMANSELATAVMMGVPFIVVLTDNRGYGCINRLQKHTGGAPFNNLLDDSYHVNASAIDFVAHAASMGAKAVKANDIADLEAKLHAARDSAIPVVIVIDTDPAPSTAEGGTWWEVGVPEVSVRPAVNAARKNYETSKEKQRLAD, from the coding sequence ATGACCACGATCCGCCTGACCGCCGCCCAAGCCATGGTCCGCTGGCTTTCGGTGCAGATGACAGCCGAGGGCGACCGCTTCATCGAAGGCGTCTGGGGCATCTTCGGCCATGGCAACGTGGCGGGGCTGGGCGAGGCGCTGCACGGCATCAAGGACACGCTCCCCACATGGCGCGGCCATAACGAACAGACCATGGCCCATACCGCCATCGCCTATGCGAAAGCCCACAAGCGCACCCGCGCCATGGCCGTCACCACCTCGATCGGCCCCGGTGCCACCAACATGGTCACCGCCGCCGCCTTGGCTTACGTCAACCGTCTGCCGGTCCTTCTGATCCCCGGCGATGTCTTCGCCAACCGCGCCCCCGATCCGGTGCTGCAACAGGTCGAATCCTTCGCCGATGGTACCATTTCCGCCAACGATTGCTTCCGCCCCGTCAGCCGCTATTTCGACCGCATCTCGCGCCCCGAACATATCCTGACCGCACTTCCCCGCGCCATGCGGGTCATGACCGACCCTGCCGAATGTGGCCCCGTCACGCTCGCTTTCTGTCAGGATGTGCAGGCCGAAGCCTATGACTACCCCGAAACCTTCTTCACCCCCAAGGTCTGGCACATCCGCCGCCCCGCGCCTGACGCGCAGGAACTGCAAACCGCCATCGCCGCGCTGCAAGCCGCCAAGGCTCCGGTGATCGTCGCAGGCGGCGGGGTGATTTATTCACAGGCCGAAGCCGACCTTGCCGCCTTTGCCACCGCGCACAACATCCCCGTGGTGGAAACCCAAGCCGGCAAGTCCGCGCTACCGCATGACCACGCGCTGAACTACGGTCCCGTGGGTGTCACCGGATCGTCCTCGGCCAATATCGTTTGCGAAACCGCCGACCTCGTCATCGGCCTCGGCACCCGTTTTCAGGATTTCACCACCGGCTCGTGGTCGCTCTTCAAACACCCGAACCGCAAGATTCTGTCGATCAACGTCCAACCCTATGACGCCGCCAAACACGGCGCGCTTGCCCTCGTGTCTGACGCAAAGATCGCCCTGCAAGCCCTTGGCTTGGCGTTGCAATCGCACAAATACGCCAGCCCCGACGCCAAGCTGAAAGCCGACTGGGTCGCAGCCAAGGCCGCCGTCAAAGCCACCCCTGCCGCCGGAAACCACCTGCCCACCGACATGCAGGTCGTCGGCGCCGTCCAACGCGCAGCCACGCCCCAAACCGTGGTCATGGGCGCCGCAGGCACCATGCCGGGCGAGTTGCATAAGATCTGGGACGCAGCACAAGGCGGCTACCACATGGAATACGGCTTTTCCTGCATGGGCTACGAAGTCGCGGGCGCTTTGGGCATCAAGATGGCGCGGCCCCATGCCGACGTGATCTGCATGGTGGGCGACGGCAGCTATATGATGGCCAACTCGGAACTCGCCACCGCCGTGATGATGGGCGTGCCCTTCATTGTCGTGCTGACCGACAACCGCGGCTACGGCTGCATCAACCGGTTGCAAAAACACACCGGCGGCGCGCCGTTCAACAACCTCTTGGACGACAGCTACCACGTGAACGCCTCGGCCATCGATTTTGTCGCCCACGCGGCCTCGATGGGCGCGAAAGCGGTCAAGGCCAACGATATCGCCGACTTGGAGGCCAAGCTTCATGCCGCGCGCGACAGCGCGATCCCCGTGGTCATCGTCATAGATACCGATCCCGCACCCAGCACGGCCGAAGGCGGCACATGGTGGGAAGTGGGCGTGCCCGAAGTCTCGGTCCGCCCCGCCGTCAACGCGGCCCGCAAGAATTACGAAACCTCCAAAGAAAAACAGCGGCTTGCCGACTGA